One Megasphaera elsdenii DSM 20460 genomic window carries:
- a CDS encoding ParA family protein: MKIAIYNLKGGVGKTVTTANLAHLYATQRTRHVPGSHRGQAPQVLMIDCDPQGNLTQFYKRYDQSAPCGMREKEIIGTDWPFLSLMPGNMDLYELERSYYESKTVDALADIGSGYDIVLIDCPPALNMLTINALSIADFIVIPVRLDAFSSQGLVELDTQLQDVLQINPALQLLGVLITHDERTTLSDEAEGLLRASFPVFDTKISRSRWIIDSTLMCKPLAELGMTLKPAWQYRKLANEIIKKVKE, encoded by the coding sequence ATGAAAATCGCTATTTACAACCTAAAGGGGGGCGTCGGTAAGACGGTAACGACGGCGAACCTGGCCCACCTTTATGCCACACAACGAACGCGTCACGTGCCTGGCAGTCATCGCGGCCAGGCACCGCAAGTACTCATGATTGACTGCGACCCGCAAGGAAATCTGACACAGTTCTACAAACGGTACGACCAGTCAGCTCCGTGCGGGATGCGGGAAAAAGAAATCATCGGCACGGACTGGCCGTTTCTGTCGCTCATGCCGGGAAATATGGATTTGTATGAATTGGAACGCAGTTATTACGAAAGCAAGACCGTCGATGCTCTGGCCGACATCGGCAGCGGATATGATATTGTCCTTATCGACTGCCCGCCAGCACTGAACATGCTGACCATTAACGCGCTGAGCATTGCGGACTTTATCGTCATCCCAGTGCGGCTGGACGCCTTTTCCAGCCAGGGGCTGGTGGAACTCGACACACAGCTTCAGGACGTCCTGCAAATCAATCCGGCTCTCCAACTGTTGGGCGTGCTCATCACGCATGACGAACGGACGACGCTGAGCGATGAAGCGGAAGGACTGCTAAGAGCCAGCTTCCCTGTCTTCGATACGAAAATCAGCCGGAGCCGCTGGATCATCGACAGTACATTGATGTGCAAGCCGCTGGCCGAACTCGGTATGACACTCAAACCAGCATGGCAATATAGAAAATTAGCCAATGAAATCATAAAGAAGGTGAAAGAATGA
- a CDS encoding major capsid protein yields MAIELRDTVSLMQAMERITPPASFLLDTFFPLVPATAVTTKIAVEYRKRGRQLAPFVVRGAKGASLKDTGSKIAIYQPPMMGPSKVVDPEELSERGFGENIYSTTTPAQRAAIKQAEDMVDLQNAIINRKAKMAADILQTGKCDIEGYADDGKTVLIDTIAFDFDHKVTPTTTWDKAGATIYSDIKNASELIQEDAGIVPTMMICGKNIADYLLSNDQIMKWMMVPTADNLSLMGFQPQIISPQITHVGRIKSLNLDVYTYAETYTDDAGKSQYFIDPDTAIIAIPGRGSQLHGACTLLNDAGTAYETFVAPYVPYYNGNKDTQVLSFYMYCRCVLAPQFVDDWAVIKAK; encoded by the coding sequence ATGGCTATTGAATTGAGAGATACTGTATCTTTGATGCAGGCAATGGAACGGATTACGCCGCCGGCATCTTTTTTGCTTGATACCTTTTTCCCGCTTGTACCGGCGACAGCCGTTACGACCAAAATTGCCGTAGAATACCGCAAGCGTGGCCGTCAGCTGGCCCCCTTTGTCGTTCGTGGCGCAAAAGGAGCGAGCCTGAAAGACACGGGCTCTAAAATCGCTATCTACCAGCCGCCGATGATGGGGCCGAGTAAGGTAGTAGACCCAGAAGAATTATCGGAACGTGGCTTTGGCGAAAACATCTACAGCACGACGACACCGGCCCAGCGCGCAGCCATCAAGCAGGCTGAAGATATGGTGGATTTGCAGAACGCAATCATCAACCGCAAAGCGAAGATGGCGGCGGATATCTTGCAGACTGGTAAATGCGACATCGAAGGTTATGCCGATGACGGCAAGACAGTGTTGATTGACACCATTGCGTTTGACTTTGACCATAAAGTCACGCCGACGACCACCTGGGATAAAGCCGGCGCGACGATTTACAGCGACATCAAGAACGCTTCGGAACTCATCCAGGAAGACGCCGGTATCGTCCCGACCATGATGATTTGTGGGAAAAATATCGCAGATTATTTGCTGAGCAATGACCAGATCATGAAATGGATGATGGTTCCGACGGCGGACAATCTGTCCCTCATGGGCTTCCAGCCGCAGATTATCAGCCCGCAGATTACTCACGTCGGGCGCATCAAATCGCTGAACCTCGACGTCTATACCTATGCAGAAACGTACACCGACGATGCCGGGAAATCGCAGTATTTCATCGACCCCGATACGGCCATCATCGCCATTCCGGGCCGCGGCAGTCAGCTCCACGGCGCCTGCACCCTGCTCAATGATGCCGGCACGGCCTACGAAACCTTCGTTGCACCGTATGTGCCGTACTATAACGGCAACAAGGATACGCAGGTATTGAGTTTCTACATGTACTGCCGTTGTGTCCTGGCTCCGCAGTTTGTCGACGATTGGGCCGTCATCAAAGCGAAATAG
- a CDS encoding phage terminase large subunit family protein yields the protein MKSAKELWQYISRHGLKPLPKTSVSEWADTYRYLSAGVSSEPGKWRTERAEYQRAIMDAFTEPGVHRVVVKSAAQIGKSDIMNNVIGRFAHLDPASIMMIQPTVDMAQDYSKSRIAPMIRDTPVLSSLFYDVKRAGDKTAKTRDGNNTILSKFFPGGRLVMCGANSPAGLASRPVRILLADEVDRFPESAGNEGDPVDLASKRMTTFWNYVMGLFSTPTIEGDSRIEIEYNAGTQEEWQHQCPNCGEWHLIRYLDMITDAEEHRDKSGRRQVIVHGVKWRCPDCGFEFTEQQMRNAKQMYVARNPKALFNGIRSFFINAFTSPWIGWNDIMREWMEAKGNPEREMVVVNTRFGESYHEQGAFEDETIFLRRREAYGAELPDGVLLLTAAVDTQDNRLEYEVCGWGAGEESWGIRKGIILGQPDWESTWSELDKILEHVYRFKNGTGLKIVRTFIDSGGHYTGHVYRYCEKNFIKQRFAIKGYSNRPGIPLNYKIGKASGTTIPLVILGVDDGKQQVMNRLAIKSPGAQYMHFPLDEDQEGLQNRGYDEIYFKGIMSERKVKIRRYGSIREIWQPTKGVRNEPLDLRVYNLGCMLSVNPQWDELQTIMKQPAQEAVVRKEPPKPARKRRVSKQTNIW from the coding sequence ATGAAGTCAGCGAAAGAATTGTGGCAATATATTTCCCGCCACGGCTTGAAACCGCTGCCGAAGACGTCTGTCAGCGAATGGGCGGATACATACCGCTATTTGTCGGCCGGCGTTTCGTCAGAGCCGGGCAAATGGCGGACGGAACGGGCCGAGTATCAACGGGCCATCATGGATGCCTTCACAGAACCCGGCGTACATCGCGTCGTCGTCAAGTCGGCGGCGCAGATTGGCAAATCAGACATCATGAACAACGTCATCGGGCGCTTTGCCCACTTGGACCCGGCATCCATTATGATGATACAGCCTACAGTAGACATGGCCCAGGATTATTCCAAATCACGTATTGCTCCCATGATCCGCGACACGCCCGTATTGAGTTCGTTGTTCTACGATGTGAAGCGGGCCGGGGATAAGACGGCTAAAACCAGGGATGGAAACAACACGATTCTGTCGAAATTCTTCCCAGGCGGCCGACTGGTCATGTGTGGAGCTAACAGCCCGGCCGGACTGGCCAGCCGGCCGGTACGGATTCTGTTGGCTGATGAAGTAGACCGTTTTCCTGAATCAGCTGGAAATGAAGGCGATCCGGTGGATCTTGCTAGTAAGCGTATGACGACATTCTGGAATTATGTCATGGGTTTGTTTAGTACACCAACTATAGAGGGCGATAGCCGGATTGAAATTGAATACAATGCAGGCACGCAAGAAGAATGGCAGCATCAATGCCCTAATTGTGGCGAATGGCACTTGATTCGTTATTTGGATATGATAACAGATGCGGAGGAACATCGTGATAAAAGCGGGCGCCGTCAGGTAATTGTTCATGGCGTAAAATGGCGATGCCCTGATTGTGGATTTGAGTTTACAGAACAACAAATGAGAAATGCGAAACAGATGTATGTGGCCCGAAATCCCAAAGCATTGTTTAATGGGATACGCTCATTTTTTATTAATGCCTTTACCTCTCCTTGGATTGGCTGGAATGATATTATGCGGGAGTGGATGGAAGCCAAGGGAAATCCAGAGCGAGAAATGGTTGTTGTTAATACCCGTTTTGGAGAAAGTTATCATGAACAAGGCGCTTTCGAGGATGAAACAATCTTTCTTAGACGCCGGGAAGCATATGGAGCAGAATTGCCCGATGGCGTGCTGTTATTGACGGCAGCCGTCGACACCCAGGACAATCGACTGGAATATGAAGTATGCGGCTGGGGAGCCGGTGAAGAGTCGTGGGGAATCCGCAAGGGAATTATCTTAGGGCAACCAGATTGGGAATCAACATGGAGTGAACTAGATAAAATACTTGAACATGTATACCGGTTTAAAAACGGGACCGGGTTGAAAATCGTCCGGACTTTCATCGACTCTGGCGGTCATTATACCGGTCATGTTTATCGCTATTGCGAAAAAAATTTCATTAAACAGCGATTTGCCATCAAAGGATATAGCAATCGCCCAGGAATTCCGCTGAACTACAAAATCGGGAAGGCATCGGGGACGACGATACCACTGGTCATCCTCGGTGTCGACGATGGCAAACAGCAGGTCATGAACCGCCTGGCCATTAAATCACCAGGAGCACAATATATGCATTTTCCATTGGATGAAGACCAAGAAGGCTTGCAAAATAGGGGATATGATGAAATCTACTTCAAAGGAATTATGTCTGAACGAAAGGTAAAGATAAGACGATATGGCAGCATTCGAGAGATATGGCAGCCAACAAAAGGTGTCCGAAACGAACCTCTGGATCTTCGAGTCTACAACCTGGGATGCATGTTGTCGGTCAATCCGCAATGGGATGAACTGCAAACTATCATGAAACAGCCGGCGCAGGAAGCGGTTGTCAGAAAAGAACCACCTAAGCCCGCAAGGAAACGACGGGTCAGCAAACAGACGAACATTTGGTAG
- a CDS encoding head maturation protease, ClpP-related encodes MKSKRFWRFVNEAGDDNAELLLYGAIASQSWYDDDVTPRQFNDDLKECGGKNLTVRINSPGGDVFAAQAIYTMLKGYSGKKTMHIDGMCASAATIIACAGDSVEMPRNALYMIHNPASFLIGGYDEQGLAKLQKALASTKETILNVYAERCHKTTDELAQMMDDETWMTADQALENGFIDAIDEDYQVTASLNDNMLIVNNISCPCHMKNRAQLEKIINKGEKNMDDKTLASKLAALLGLNPQNANKDADELKRIAELKALKNGNVYTDAMIDRAISDGRTADDVAPYIEAVAGVQSPSDQALASVRTMIMEQMQSGSEQVTPVPKTGMPQNQAAVKKAQDIEDVVNAANRLRGAK; translated from the coding sequence ATGAAGAGTAAAAGATTTTGGCGTTTCGTCAATGAAGCGGGCGACGACAACGCAGAACTGCTGCTGTATGGCGCCATCGCGTCGCAGTCATGGTACGACGATGACGTTACGCCGCGCCAGTTCAACGACGATTTAAAAGAATGTGGCGGCAAGAATCTGACTGTACGCATCAACAGTCCCGGTGGCGACGTGTTCGCGGCCCAGGCCATTTATACGATGCTCAAAGGCTACAGCGGCAAGAAGACCATGCACATCGACGGGATGTGTGCCAGTGCGGCCACTATCATCGCTTGTGCGGGCGACAGCGTCGAAATGCCGCGGAATGCACTGTACATGATTCACAACCCGGCATCCTTTCTCATCGGTGGTTATGATGAACAGGGCCTGGCCAAATTACAGAAAGCGCTGGCATCGACGAAAGAAACGATTTTGAACGTCTATGCGGAACGATGCCATAAGACAACGGATGAATTGGCACAGATGATGGACGATGAAACGTGGATGACGGCCGACCAGGCCCTGGAAAATGGTTTCATCGACGCCATCGACGAAGACTATCAGGTCACGGCCAGCCTGAATGACAATATGCTGATTGTCAATAATATTTCCTGCCCGTGTCACATGAAGAACCGGGCACAGCTTGAAAAGATCATCAACAAAGGAGAAAAAAATATGGATGATAAAACCTTAGCCAGCAAACTGGCAGCCTTATTGGGTTTGAACCCGCAGAACGCGAACAAGGATGCGGATGAATTGAAGCGAATTGCTGAATTGAAGGCACTGAAAAACGGGAACGTATACACCGATGCCATGATTGACCGGGCTATCAGCGATGGTCGGACAGCGGATGATGTAGCTCCCTATATCGAAGCCGTCGCCGGCGTACAGTCGCCGAGTGACCAGGCACTAGCAAGCGTACGCACCATGATTATGGAACAGATGCAGTCCGGATCTGAACAGGTAACGCCAGTACCGAAAACAGGAATGCCGCAGAACCAGGCAGCCGTAAAGAAAGCTCAGGACATTGAAGATGTAGTCAATGCAGCGAATAGATTGAGAGGTGCAAAATAA
- a CDS encoding helix-turn-helix domain-containing protein, giving the protein MSKRFGIEIKKARKDAGMTQEQAAEALNVSVRTYAKYESGEILPGDDMVAGMMQVFENPCLGYAYLSKESAVGRLILPKIGKLPGVAAGAMQYHVALADANSDCIRLERICCDDKITMAEERDLSPIVEKIFDLAGKGLTLYLTCPKRTQKKNRSAATERLLCGK; this is encoded by the coding sequence ATGAGTAAAAGGTTCGGGATTGAAATCAAAAAAGCCCGCAAAGATGCGGGAATGACGCAGGAGCAGGCAGCGGAAGCGCTGAACGTGTCCGTAAGGACGTACGCAAAGTATGAAAGCGGGGAAATCCTGCCAGGCGACGACATGGTTGCCGGCATGATGCAGGTCTTTGAAAATCCGTGCCTCGGCTATGCGTATTTGTCGAAAGAATCGGCAGTAGGCAGGCTGATCCTGCCGAAAATCGGAAAACTGCCGGGCGTCGCGGCCGGGGCCATGCAGTATCATGTAGCCCTGGCTGATGCGAACAGCGACTGCATCCGGCTCGAACGTATCTGCTGTGATGACAAAATCACCATGGCCGAAGAAAGGGATCTGAGTCCCATTGTAGAGAAAATCTTTGATTTAGCCGGAAAAGGATTGACGCTCTATCTGACCTGTCCGAAACGGACACAAAAAAAGAACCGCTCGGCGGCAACCGAACGGCTCTTATGCGGGAAGTGA
- a CDS encoding LysM peptidoglycan-binding domain-containing protein codes for MKRERHIGRFLLALAVACSVGLYAGHSLGETVKAQEDAQVHIVDQGETLWEIARPIADERGMDIREVIYEISVNNDINSNDDIRPGQRLVINF; via the coding sequence ATGAAACGAGAAAGGCATATTGGACGTTTTTTACTTGCCCTGGCGGTGGCTTGCAGTGTCGGGCTGTATGCAGGACATTCACTGGGAGAAACCGTGAAAGCCCAGGAAGATGCCCAAGTTCACATTGTGGACCAGGGGGAAACACTGTGGGAAATCGCCAGGCCCATCGCGGATGAACGCGGTATGGATATCCGTGAAGTCATCTATGAAATCAGCGTGAATAACGATATCAATAGTAATGACGACATCCGCCCAGGGCAGCGGTTAGTCATTAATTTTTGA
- a CDS encoding DUF6148 family protein, which produces MSKLQNERLARYVEAEKAVLMGQSYTIGNRTLTRADLSSIRVAIDNLIASGATLDDSETPGKGRGKRIVFFD; this is translated from the coding sequence ATGAGTAAACTGCAAAATGAACGACTGGCCCGGTATGTAGAAGCCGAGAAGGCCGTTTTGATGGGACAGTCATATACTATCGGCAACCGGACTCTGACAAGGGCAGACTTATCCAGCATCCGTGTTGCCATCGACAACCTGATCGCCAGCGGGGCGACGCTGGACGACAGCGAAACGCCGGGGAAAGGGCGCGGGAAACGCATTGTATTTTTCGATTAA
- a CDS encoding rolling circle replication-associated protein, producing MGFVRNVKYFCGKRYFETDLFEVPDMGKRGKKMREKKVNLSSPDQVRRNKKKALRTFCQKVKTNFTGDDVYLTLTYDTLHRRDNVKDAKKDFHNFIKRVNRRRKKAGLPSAKYMGAIERKGTNIHFHMIISGGLDRNELEDVWGNGLSNASRLRIDDEELMQRLCQYIMKEARDKEKFENAYICSRNLENPKVTKTDWAFTHRKLEELAGQTDCRDVWEKLYPGYEFIEASSTFNELTGWHITVKMTRRDSDVYCKNKKSTPPGSQTKTAQRQRTRKRRV from the coding sequence ATGGGGTTTGTTCGTAATGTGAAATATTTCTGCGGAAAAAGATATTTTGAAACGGATTTGTTTGAAGTTCCCGATATGGGGAAACGTGGAAAGAAGATGAGAGAAAAGAAAGTCAACCTGTCTTCGCCGGATCAAGTACGCCGAAATAAAAAGAAGGCATTGCGGACATTCTGCCAGAAAGTAAAAACGAATTTCACGGGAGACGATGTTTATTTGACATTGACCTATGACACGCTTCACCGTCGGGACAACGTGAAGGATGCCAAGAAAGACTTCCACAATTTCATCAAGCGCGTGAATCGTCGGCGTAAAAAAGCGGGGCTTCCCTCGGCAAAGTATATGGGGGCCATCGAACGAAAGGGAACGAATATTCATTTTCACATGATCATCAGCGGGGGCCTGGACCGCAATGAGCTGGAAGATGTTTGGGGCAATGGCCTGAGCAATGCCAGCCGGTTGCGGATAGACGATGAAGAGTTGATGCAGCGGCTCTGTCAATACATCATGAAGGAAGCCCGCGATAAGGAGAAGTTCGAAAACGCATATATTTGTTCACGGAATCTGGAAAATCCGAAAGTCACGAAAACAGACTGGGCTTTTACGCACCGCAAGCTGGAAGAACTGGCCGGGCAGACCGACTGCCGTGACGTATGGGAGAAATTATATCCTGGCTATGAATTCATCGAAGCCAGCAGTACGTTCAATGAATTGACGGGCTGGCATATCACGGTAAAAATGACGAGGAGGGATAGCGACGTATATTGCAAAAACAAAAAGAGTACGCCTCCGGGGAGTCAAACTAAAACGGCTCAACGACAGCGTACACGAAAGAGACGGGTATAA
- a CDS encoding ParB/RepB/Spo0J family partition protein, whose amino-acid sequence MSLMENMGLVNKDKDRTIKQIPVNLLVENPDNFYIVGDVEELKNSIIAAGGVRQNLIVEPMKDGRYLIVSGHRRCKAVKELLKEQTVGIPDTVPCEISTDHYGNQLLLIDTNSTSRDLTAWERVEQYKQLNSLFKYGVMTNQINGRKRDAIAKTLHESTTNIARYSAISNNLRKYYADWMKSGKLGISAAYELSKLTPDRQKDFYEQHLDDDEITLKSIEDFLHPASKETPIQEAAVQEEAMQAERPETDEEDPEAISTDDEAEDIEEVPEEAPTKNEPTTRVEDMELPKEYKKLQKEYKKAMSNIMVKHRCIKDYAELAKNGTYTQMQMITNMQRAASGMCKQLDYLLELVDKMKVVRGHAEK is encoded by the coding sequence ATGAGCTTAATGGAAAACATGGGCCTCGTCAACAAGGACAAGGACCGAACTATTAAACAGATTCCGGTCAATCTGCTCGTAGAGAATCCAGATAACTTCTATATCGTCGGCGATGTAGAAGAATTAAAGAACTCGATTATCGCCGCCGGCGGCGTCCGTCAGAATTTGATTGTCGAACCGATGAAAGACGGACGGTACCTGATTGTATCCGGGCATCGCCGGTGCAAGGCCGTCAAAGAGCTGCTGAAAGAGCAGACTGTGGGGATTCCCGATACCGTACCTTGCGAAATCTCTACGGACCATTACGGAAATCAACTGCTGCTTATCGATACGAACAGTACGTCCCGGGACTTGACTGCCTGGGAACGGGTCGAGCAGTATAAACAGCTCAACAGCCTGTTCAAATACGGCGTCATGACGAATCAAATCAACGGCCGAAAGCGCGACGCGATTGCCAAAACACTGCATGAGAGCACGACCAATATTGCAAGATATTCAGCCATTTCCAACAACCTGAGGAAATATTACGCAGATTGGATGAAATCGGGAAAACTTGGCATTTCGGCGGCCTATGAATTATCTAAATTAACGCCGGACCGGCAGAAAGATTTCTATGAACAGCACCTGGATGACGATGAAATTACCCTGAAATCTATCGAGGACTTCCTCCATCCGGCATCAAAAGAAACGCCGATTCAGGAAGCGGCTGTACAAGAAGAAGCCATGCAGGCAGAAAGACCGGAAACAGACGAAGAAGATCCGGAAGCTATTTCCACCGATGATGAAGCGGAAGACATCGAAGAAGTCCCAGAAGAAGCGCCAACAAAAAATGAACCCACCACACGGGTAGAAGACATGGAACTGCCAAAAGAATACAAGAAGCTACAAAAAGAATACAAAAAGGCCATGAGCAATATTATGGTTAAACATCGGTGTATAAAAGACTATGCAGAGCTGGCAAAGAACGGTACGTACACCCAGATGCAGATGATAACCAACATGCAGCGGGCCGCCAGCGGTATGTGTAAGCAGTTGGACTACCTGCTGGAGCTGGTTGATAAGATGAAGGTGGTGAGAGGACATGCAGAAAAGTAA
- a CDS encoding phage portal protein: MAKRNKRSRQKARTPTIQNSGYSNGGASHESNILKAYNPRKYSAKSDVNANLYTLRNRSADQSINTPIGAAAIMTSSLHTIGAGLHLFPRPKYKLLGMTADESREWSRHVAQEFDLWASSTQCDLTRRNNFYDMQDINYTGYLVDGDAFCLFKRRPPTADMPYSLRLQLLEGNRVSNPYGRDYYGITGPYAVEMTAPTPGNKIISGVEIDPDGAVAAYWVSNKVPGDPVDIGTIATWTRVKAWGDICGMPNIIQTSNDQRPEQYRGAPYLSPVIETLKQVSRYTTAELTAAIVKSFFSLFFTESQTSGGTLNDFIGKTIDPQGGPVIDPDEYALGPGTINALPRGVDVKSIDASRSMSTFDAFTTKLLEMVGSAIGQPYEVLMKHFTSSYSASRAAMLQAWEEYKRRRIWFARDFCQPVYEMWLAEAIAIGRVKAPGFFTDPLIRKCWCNADWYGPTMTILDPVKDVNGSALRTTYGLSTREREAAELTGTDLEENLEQLAYEQKMIEKYGLTIGSPEVLADKGETTNEE; the protein is encoded by the coding sequence ATGGCAAAACGAAATAAACGGTCACGACAAAAGGCGCGGACGCCGACAATCCAGAACAGCGGTTATTCAAACGGCGGGGCTTCGCACGAAAGCAATATTCTAAAAGCCTACAATCCGCGAAAATATTCCGCAAAATCAGACGTAAACGCCAATCTGTATACGTTGCGCAACCGCAGTGCCGACCAGTCTATCAATACGCCCATTGGGGCAGCGGCTATCATGACCAGTTCACTGCATACGATTGGGGCGGGGTTGCATCTGTTTCCGCGCCCCAAGTACAAGCTGTTAGGTATGACAGCCGACGAGTCCCGGGAATGGTCACGCCATGTAGCCCAGGAATTCGACCTGTGGGCCAGCTCGACACAGTGCGATTTGACGAGGCGCAATAATTTTTACGACATGCAGGACATCAACTACACGGGTTATCTCGTGGATGGCGATGCCTTTTGCCTGTTCAAGCGCCGGCCACCGACAGCGGATATGCCGTACAGCTTGCGCCTGCAACTCTTGGAAGGCAACCGGGTAAGCAATCCCTATGGCCGGGACTACTATGGCATTACCGGGCCGTATGCCGTAGAAATGACGGCGCCCACACCGGGGAACAAAATCATATCCGGTGTAGAAATCGACCCGGATGGAGCCGTCGCCGCCTATTGGGTATCGAACAAAGTACCCGGCGACCCGGTAGACATAGGGACGATTGCCACCTGGACCCGCGTCAAAGCATGGGGCGACATTTGCGGCATGCCAAACATTATACAGACCAGCAACGACCAGCGGCCGGAACAATATCGGGGAGCGCCGTATTTATCCCCTGTCATTGAAACGCTGAAACAAGTCAGCCGTTACACGACAGCCGAGCTGACAGCTGCCATTGTAAAGTCTTTTTTCTCGCTGTTTTTCACAGAGTCCCAGACATCTGGCGGCACGCTGAATGATTTCATCGGCAAAACCATTGACCCCCAGGGCGGTCCTGTCATTGACCCGGACGAATACGCATTAGGGCCTGGGACCATCAATGCCCTGCCCCGCGGTGTCGATGTCAAAAGCATTGATGCATCGCGCAGCATGTCGACATTCGACGCCTTCACGACGAAGCTGTTGGAAATGGTCGGCAGCGCCATCGGCCAGCCTTACGAAGTCCTGATGAAGCATTTCACGTCATCCTATTCGGCCTCCCGTGCCGCCATGTTGCAAGCCTGGGAAGAATATAAGCGCCGGCGCATTTGGTTCGCCCGCGATTTTTGCCAGCCTGTCTATGAAATGTGGCTGGCCGAAGCCATTGCCATCGGGCGCGTCAAAGCCCCGGGATTCTTCACGGATCCATTGATTCGGAAATGTTGGTGCAACGCCGATTGGTACGGACCGACCATGACGATACTTGACCCGGTAAAAGATGTCAACGGCAGCGCCTTGCGGACGACATACGGCCTGAGCACACGAGAACGAGAAGCGGCTGAGCTGACAGGCACGGACTTGGAAGAAAATCTGGAACAGCTGGCGTACGAACAGAAGATGATTGAAAAATACGGTCTGACTATCGGAAGCCCGGAAGTGCTGGCCGACAAAGGAGAGACAACCAATGAAGAGTAA